From Polynucleobacter sp. JS-JIR-II-b4, a single genomic window includes:
- the pepN gene encoding aminopeptidase N → MKTDLPQSFRRLEYLPPVYTFDQVELDIALDPARTIVKSRIEVLPGKSFKVGAPLVLVGQELEFVSLRINGEAHRHFELTPETLTIHTLPNEGKEKFVVEIICVCVPEKNTTLMGLYVSNGNFFTQCEAEGFRKITYFLDRPDVMARYRVTLRARETECPVLLSNGNLLTTEKLPNGWHSATWEDPFPKPSYLFALVAGKLECIEETITTSSGAKKLLQIWVEPHDLKKTRHAMDSLIASIHWDEKRFGLELDLERFMIVAVSDFNMGAMENKGLNIFNTKFVLAQPETATDADFANIESVVAHEYFHNWTGNRVTCQDWFQLSLKEGLTVFRDQEFSADQMGSESGRAVKRIEDVRLLRQLQFPEDAGPMAHPIRPDEYQEINNFYTVTVYEKGSEVVRMYQTLLGKDGFRKGMDLYFKRHDGQAVTCDDFLAAMADANGKDLTQFKNWYSQAGTPRVKVQECYDAAKKQYQLTLTQSCAPSPGQPEKKPFHIPLKMRLITKANDQAEQLLELTQESQTWTFDDIEERPVLSINRNFSAPINLDFEQSEADLLTLFSSDDDAFNRWEAGQKLAMQMILNHRLPDEKLIEAYRNILLDPNLDPAFKDLALTLPAESYLYEQCTSVDPQEIFSARRAFRKEIAKQLQLEWAALYQQMQTPGPFKSDGVDAGKRALKNLALSMLLEAAPAVWAPMAANQYQIADNMTDRYAALSALVVHGAKQAKDCLIDFYNRFANDALVIDKWFGLQSSRPPVDGLDSTLAEVKKLREHPAFKLNNPNRVRSVIHSFCANNPASFHQADGSGYEFWADSVLALDPINPQVAARLARALDRWRLFAQPYQDHMKAALERVSACPTLSPDVREVIGKALGN, encoded by the coding sequence ATGAAAACTGATCTCCCCCAGAGCTTTCGTAGGCTCGAATACTTACCGCCTGTATACACCTTCGATCAAGTCGAACTCGATATCGCTCTGGATCCAGCGCGAACTATTGTGAAAAGTCGTATTGAGGTTTTGCCAGGCAAAAGTTTTAAGGTAGGAGCCCCCTTGGTTTTGGTCGGGCAAGAGCTTGAGTTTGTTAGTTTGCGCATCAATGGTGAGGCTCATCGTCATTTTGAATTAACACCAGAAACACTAACGATTCATACGCTGCCAAATGAAGGTAAAGAAAAGTTTGTCGTAGAAATTATTTGCGTTTGCGTCCCAGAAAAAAATACTACTCTGATGGGCTTGTATGTTTCCAACGGGAACTTTTTCACTCAATGTGAAGCAGAAGGTTTCAGAAAGATTACTTACTTCTTGGACCGCCCAGATGTGATGGCGCGTTATCGCGTGACATTGCGTGCGCGCGAAACAGAGTGCCCGGTGCTGTTATCCAACGGCAACTTACTGACTACAGAAAAACTACCTAATGGATGGCATAGCGCTACTTGGGAAGATCCGTTTCCTAAGCCATCCTATTTGTTTGCCTTAGTTGCTGGTAAGTTGGAATGTATTGAGGAGACCATCACCACTAGCAGCGGCGCTAAGAAGTTACTGCAGATCTGGGTTGAGCCGCATGACCTCAAGAAGACTCGACATGCCATGGACTCCCTAATTGCCTCTATTCATTGGGACGAAAAGCGTTTTGGACTGGAGTTGGATTTAGAGCGCTTCATGATTGTGGCGGTAAGCGATTTCAATATGGGCGCAATGGAGAACAAAGGGTTGAATATTTTCAATACCAAGTTTGTTCTTGCTCAGCCAGAAACTGCGACAGATGCAGACTTTGCCAATATTGAGAGTGTCGTTGCTCATGAATACTTCCATAATTGGACAGGTAACCGCGTTACTTGCCAGGATTGGTTCCAGCTATCCCTGAAAGAAGGTTTGACTGTATTTAGAGATCAAGAGTTTTCTGCTGATCAAATGGGTAGTGAATCCGGTAGGGCGGTAAAGCGAATTGAAGATGTTCGCTTGCTTCGTCAATTGCAATTTCCTGAAGATGCGGGTCCGATGGCGCATCCAATTCGTCCGGATGAGTATCAAGAAATCAATAACTTTTATACCGTTACTGTCTATGAGAAGGGTTCAGAAGTTGTTAGGATGTATCAAACTCTTTTGGGTAAAGACGGCTTCCGCAAAGGAATGGATCTCTACTTTAAGCGCCATGATGGTCAGGCGGTTACCTGCGATGATTTCTTGGCTGCGATGGCAGACGCCAATGGCAAGGACCTGACTCAGTTTAAGAATTGGTACAGCCAGGCAGGCACCCCAAGGGTTAAGGTGCAAGAGTGCTATGACGCCGCTAAGAAGCAGTATCAGCTGACGCTGACGCAAAGTTGTGCGCCTAGCCCAGGCCAGCCGGAGAAGAAGCCTTTTCATATTCCGCTGAAGATGCGTTTAATTACCAAGGCAAATGACCAAGCTGAACAGCTATTGGAATTAACGCAAGAGAGTCAAACCTGGACTTTTGACGATATTGAAGAGCGACCAGTGCTTTCAATCAATCGCAACTTCTCTGCGCCGATTAATTTAGATTTTGAGCAATCCGAGGCAGATCTTCTGACTTTGTTCTCAAGTGATGATGATGCATTTAATCGTTGGGAAGCTGGTCAGAAGTTAGCGATGCAAATGATTCTGAATCATCGTTTGCCGGATGAGAAATTGATTGAGGCGTATCGCAATATTTTGCTAGACCCTAATTTGGATCCCGCCTTTAAAGATCTGGCTTTAACGCTGCCTGCAGAGTCTTATTTGTATGAGCAATGCACGAGCGTTGATCCTCAGGAGATATTTTCTGCGCGACGCGCTTTCCGTAAAGAGATTGCCAAACAGCTGCAACTTGAGTGGGCCGCCTTGTATCAGCAGATGCAAACACCTGGACCATTTAAGTCTGATGGGGTAGATGCTGGTAAGCGTGCCCTGAAAAATCTAGCATTGAGTATGTTGCTGGAGGCGGCACCAGCAGTATGGGCACCAATGGCAGCCAATCAATATCAAATTGCTGACAATATGACTGACCGTTATGCGGCCTTATCTGCATTAGTGGTGCACGGCGCAAAACAAGCTAAAGATTGCTTAATTGATTTTTACAATCGATTTGCGAATGACGCCTTGGTAATCGATAAGTGGTTTGGCCTGCAATCTAGTCGCCCCCCTGTTGACGGTCTTGACTCCACTCTCGCCGAGGTGAAGAAGCTCCGTGAGCATCCTGCGTTCAAGCTAAATAATCCAAACCGAGTTCGTAGCGTGATTCATTCGTTCTGCGCTAACAATCCAGCTAGCTTTCATCAGGCGGATGGCAGTGGTTATGAGTTCTGGGCCGATAGCGTATTAGCTCTTGATCCCATCAATCCCCAGGTAGCGGCTCGTCTTGCAAGAGCGCTGGACCGCTGGCGTTTATTTGCTCAACCCTATCAAGATCATATGAAAGCAGCTCTAGAGCGTGTTTCTGCATGCCCAACACTCTCTCCCGATGTAAGGGAAGTGATTGGAAAGGCGCTGGGTAACTAA
- a CDS encoding type II toxin-antitoxin system VapC family toxin, with protein sequence MTMVLVDTSVWVAHFRKSNASFEALLLNDQILCHPLIQIELACGSPPSPRSKTLGYIKKLRQATIATPYEILEFIEKHQLQESGCGAIDMSLLTSTLLSENAQLWTLDKSLEKLAIRLGISYGNKLH encoded by the coding sequence ATGACCATGGTTTTAGTTGACACATCAGTCTGGGTAGCTCACTTTAGAAAGTCAAATGCATCTTTCGAAGCTCTACTACTAAATGACCAAATACTGTGTCATCCCCTAATCCAAATAGAATTAGCCTGCGGATCACCCCCATCGCCACGCTCTAAAACCTTGGGCTATATTAAAAAATTACGACAAGCAACTATAGCCACCCCTTATGAAATATTGGAGTTTATTGAAAAGCATCAACTCCAAGAGTCTGGATGTGGGGCTATTGATATGTCACTCCTTACATCAACTCTGCTTTCAGAAAATGCCCAGCTTTGGACTCTGGATAAGAGCCTAGAAAAGCTTGCAATTCGATTGGGTATTTCGTACGGCAATAAGCTCCATTAA
- the cphA gene encoding cyanophycin synthetase, producing MEITRIRMLRGPNLWSRHTALEAIVSCDESERSIDSIPQFETKIRERFPQLGSMRRGGHNEVLSLAHALEHAALGLQAQAGCPVTFSRTVQTVDTGVYQVVVEYTEEVVGRMAFDFGFALIQATLNDAPFDLAAALSELEALYEDVRLGPSTGSIVDAAVQRNIPYRRMTEGSMVQFGWGSKQKRIQAAETSDTSAIAEAIAQDKELTKNLLAAAGVSVPIGEVVTTADDAWRAAQKIGGPIVLKPKDGNQGKGVVANIQTEEEVRAGFVVTQAFGRETIVERYLPGADYRLLVVGNRLSAAARREPAQVVGDGSHSVAELVEIENKNPLRGDGHATALTKIRFDDIAMAHLASSGLTPQYVPKTGERVLLRNNANLSTGGTATDVTDDVHPDVAASAVAAAQMIGLDIAGVDILCENIYKPLEQQGGGIVEVNAAPGLRMHLKPSYGKGRPVGEDIINMMFPLGEDGRIPVVAVTGTNGKTTTVRLIAHLLNETGLRVGMTGTDGVYINHRLIDTGDCSGPKSARNVLMHPDVDAAVLETARGGMLREGLGFDRCEVAVVTNIGEGDHLGLNYITSVEDLAILKRVIVQNVAPTGAAVLNAADPMVVKMGDKCSGRVIFFAQNQHHPVIAAHRAKNKKVIYFDGTYIVASKGSRVMYRFPVSEIPLTQNGVLGFQIENAMAAIGAAWALGLDAEKIARGLHSFESDPNSVPGRFNQFQHNGATVIADYGHNPDAMRALTSAVEAMKPKKSHVVISGAGDRRDEDIRDLTRILGNSFDNVILYQDACQRGREDGEVLKLLQEGLVGATKAKQVKEIHGEFKAIDTALNDLAAGDICLILIDQVEESLAYLKQQVRP from the coding sequence TTGGAAATTACTCGTATTCGCATGTTGCGCGGCCCAAATTTATGGAGCCGCCACACCGCTTTAGAAGCGATTGTTTCTTGTGATGAGTCTGAACGCTCAATCGATTCTATCCCTCAATTTGAAACTAAGATTCGCGAGCGCTTCCCTCAACTAGGTAGCATGCGTCGCGGTGGGCACAATGAGGTACTTTCTTTAGCTCATGCTCTTGAACATGCGGCGCTTGGACTTCAAGCGCAAGCGGGTTGCCCCGTCACCTTTAGTCGCACAGTACAAACAGTCGATACCGGCGTTTATCAAGTCGTAGTGGAATATACCGAAGAAGTAGTTGGTCGCATGGCTTTTGACTTTGGTTTTGCTTTGATTCAAGCCACCCTCAACGATGCACCATTTGATCTTGCTGCCGCCCTCTCAGAGTTAGAAGCTCTTTACGAAGACGTTCGCCTTGGACCAAGTACTGGATCCATTGTTGATGCAGCAGTACAGCGCAATATCCCCTACCGCCGGATGACCGAAGGCAGCATGGTGCAGTTTGGTTGGGGTAGCAAACAGAAACGCATTCAAGCTGCAGAGACTAGCGACACCAGCGCGATTGCTGAAGCGATTGCTCAGGATAAAGAACTCACCAAGAACTTACTTGCCGCTGCCGGCGTATCCGTTCCCATTGGCGAAGTAGTTACCACTGCAGACGATGCTTGGCGTGCCGCTCAAAAAATTGGTGGTCCGATTGTTTTAAAGCCGAAAGATGGCAATCAAGGCAAAGGCGTTGTTGCCAACATTCAAACTGAAGAAGAGGTTCGGGCTGGCTTTGTTGTGACTCAAGCCTTTGGTCGTGAAACTATTGTTGAGCGCTATCTCCCTGGTGCAGACTACCGCTTGCTCGTAGTTGGCAATCGGCTCTCAGCCGCCGCTCGTCGTGAGCCAGCACAAGTAGTTGGCGATGGAAGTCACTCCGTTGCAGAGCTAGTTGAAATCGAGAATAAAAATCCATTGCGTGGCGATGGCCATGCAACAGCTTTAACCAAGATTCGCTTTGATGACATTGCTATGGCGCATCTCGCAAGCTCTGGCCTCACTCCACAATATGTGCCCAAGACTGGCGAACGCGTTTTACTCCGCAATAACGCCAATCTCAGTACCGGCGGAACCGCTACTGATGTTACTGACGATGTTCATCCAGACGTGGCAGCAAGTGCAGTGGCTGCCGCCCAGATGATTGGACTGGATATTGCTGGTGTAGATATCCTTTGTGAAAATATTTACAAGCCATTGGAACAGCAAGGTGGCGGTATCGTTGAAGTCAATGCCGCACCTGGTTTACGTATGCACCTCAAGCCTTCGTATGGCAAAGGACGCCCCGTTGGCGAAGACATCATCAATATGATGTTCCCGCTAGGTGAAGATGGTCGCATTCCAGTGGTAGCGGTTACCGGTACAAACGGTAAAACTACTACAGTGCGCCTTATTGCTCACCTGTTAAATGAAACTGGCCTACGCGTTGGCATGACAGGGACTGATGGCGTTTACATCAATCATCGCCTCATTGATACCGGCGATTGCAGCGGACCGAAGAGCGCCCGAAATGTCCTGATGCATCCAGATGTAGATGCAGCTGTACTTGAAACTGCTCGCGGTGGAATGCTCCGCGAAGGTCTTGGCTTTGATCGTTGCGAAGTTGCGGTTGTAACTAATATTGGCGAAGGTGATCACTTAGGTCTTAATTACATCACCAGCGTTGAAGATTTAGCCATTCTCAAGCGCGTGATTGTGCAAAACGTTGCCCCAACCGGTGCCGCAGTACTCAATGCGGCAGACCCAATGGTTGTGAAGATGGGTGATAAGTGTTCTGGTCGAGTGATTTTCTTTGCCCAAAATCAACATCACCCAGTCATTGCTGCTCATCGCGCCAAGAATAAAAAAGTCATTTATTTTGATGGCACCTACATAGTTGCCTCCAAGGGATCACGCGTGATGTATCGCTTCCCCGTAAGCGAAATTCCCCTGACCCAAAATGGCGTACTGGGCTTCCAAATTGAAAATGCTATGGCCGCGATTGGCGCAGCCTGGGCCCTTGGTCTTGATGCCGAAAAGATTGCGCGCGGTTTACATAGCTTTGAAAGCGATCCGAATTCCGTACCGGGACGCTTTAATCAATTCCAACACAATGGCGCCACCGTCATTGCTGACTACGGCCATAACCCCGATGCTATGCGCGCTCTTACTAGCGCAGTTGAGGCCATGAAACCGAAGAAGAGCCATGTGGTTATTAGTGGTGCAGGTGATCGCCGTGACGAAGATATCCGTGATCTAACCCGTATCTTGGGCAACTCATTTGACAACGTCATTCTTTATCAAGATGCTTGCCAGCGTGGTCGTGAAGATGGTGAGGTATTAAAGCTATTGCAAGAAGGCTTAGTTGGCGCAACTAAGGCCAAACAAGTCAAAGAGATTCATGGTGAATTCAAGGCCATTGATACAGCACTAAATGATCTTGCTGCAGGCGATATTTGCTTGATTCTGATTGACCAAGTGGAAGAGTCACTTGCTTACCTTAAGCAACAAGTAAGACCTTAA
- a CDS encoding class 1 fructose-bisphosphatase, with amino-acid sequence MSSSTHINFKQYLASTKPAGAAIPVGLQDLLTAVVNTCSTLSHEVAQGALIGLLGSAGTGNVQGEVQQKLDIIANDLLIDGVKACKSLAGLASEEMELPVPVQGTGDYLLLFDPLDGSSNIDVNVSIGTIFSVLKKRDPNAPLQTSDFLLSGRHQVAAGYVVYGPQTTMALTLGDGVVMFTLNKVTGEFLLIKDAVKISHSTKEFAINMSNMRHWADPVRRYVEECLAGVSGTRDKDFNMRWIASMVADVHRVLSRGGVFMYPWDQREPHKPGKLRLMYEANPMSFLVEQAGGASTNGTDLIMDLQPTDLHERVSVMLGSKEEIDRIMHYHA; translated from the coding sequence TTGTCCTCAAGTACCCATATTAATTTCAAGCAATATTTGGCCTCCACAAAGCCGGCTGGCGCCGCTATCCCGGTTGGATTGCAAGATTTGCTGACCGCGGTTGTTAATACCTGCTCAACTCTCAGTCATGAAGTAGCGCAGGGCGCCTTGATTGGCTTATTGGGTTCCGCGGGCACTGGCAACGTACAGGGCGAAGTTCAGCAAAAGCTCGACATCATTGCAAACGATTTGCTGATCGACGGCGTAAAGGCTTGTAAATCACTCGCAGGTTTAGCTTCAGAAGAGATGGAGCTGCCAGTTCCAGTTCAAGGTACAGGTGACTACCTTCTGTTATTTGATCCACTTGATGGCTCATCGAATATTGATGTGAACGTTTCGATTGGAACCATTTTCTCAGTCCTCAAGAAGCGGGACCCGAATGCACCGTTACAGACCTCTGACTTTTTATTGTCAGGACGTCATCAAGTTGCTGCGGGTTATGTGGTGTATGGTCCTCAAACCACGATGGCCTTAACCTTGGGTGATGGTGTGGTGATGTTTACCTTGAATAAGGTGACTGGTGAGTTTTTGCTCATCAAGGATGCGGTCAAGATTTCTCATTCGACTAAAGAGTTTGCAATCAATATGTCCAATATGCGCCATTGGGCTGACCCGGTTCGTCGTTATGTTGAAGAGTGCTTAGCTGGCGTTAGTGGGACGCGTGACAAGGATTTCAATATGCGTTGGATCGCTTCCATGGTGGCGGATGTGCACCGTGTTTTATCTCGTGGCGGGGTATTTATGTATCCATGGGATCAGCGTGAACCACACAAGCCAGGTAAGTTACGCTTGATGTACGAGGCAAATCCAATGAGTTTTCTGGTAGAGCAAGCGGGTGGTGCCTCTACCAATGGCACGGATCTCATTATGGATTTGCAGCCAACTGATCTCCATGAGCGTGTTTCTGTAATGCTCGGCTCAAAAGAAGAGATTGATCGCATCATGCACTATCACGCATAA
- a CDS encoding ABC transporter ATP-binding protein, whose protein sequence is MKPQILPFAPVLPSYWLAVLGAETSPVKSSEDLLAWVELDLGLDLRFEKSLLLLSEQGLFWTDGNAFESWKLETNTHLIHGDHAGVGHLRLETPDKLLRSWNFTLAVNPQVLRLQSSFKQLTRGEELSNGEVSEYDKQVCPVCLSPKPANSDSCPTCDPEDDAPPSTWTLFKLWRFARPYKKQLLLGFVLTLLSTGATLIPPYLTMPLMDHVLIPYERGNPIDFHLASMYLFALFGAAIVAWGLGWWKTYLLALVSERIGADLRNTTFEHLLKLSLEYFGGKRTGDLIARIGAETDRICVFLSLYALDFATDVLMITMTAAILVSIDPLLALVTLAPLPFIVWMIHVVRDRLRFGFEKIDRIWSEVTNILADTIPGIRVVKAFAQEDRELKRFVDSNKHNLQINDRVNRVWGLFSPTVTLLTETGLLVVWGFGIWQVAHQKISVGVLIAFLAYIGRFYIRLDSMSRIVSHTQKAAAGAKRIFDILDHVSSVPEPINPAPLGEVKGRISLRGVGFRYGNRAVSKGIDLDIAPGEMIGLVGHSGSGKSTLVNLICRFYDVSAGSISLDGRDIRSIRIADYRKRIGLVLQEPFLFFGTIAENIAYGKPDATREEIIEAARAAHAHEFILRLPLGYDSLVGERGQSLSGGERQRISIARALLINPSILILDEATSSVDTTTEKEIQRALDNLVKGRTTIAIAHRLSTLRKADRLVVLDKGEIVEIGSHDQLMEAQGAYYTLYQAQLRHAAELVEGGAIGESLEEVQEEKLEEVAKQVGGGV, encoded by the coding sequence ATGAAGCCACAAATCCTACCTTTTGCCCCCGTGCTACCGAGCTATTGGTTGGCTGTTTTGGGGGCTGAAACCTCCCCAGTAAAGAGCTCTGAAGACCTACTAGCTTGGGTTGAGCTCGATTTAGGCCTCGATTTACGCTTTGAAAAAAGCCTGCTTTTACTCAGTGAACAAGGCTTGTTTTGGACAGACGGCAATGCGTTTGAGTCTTGGAAATTAGAGACAAATACCCATTTAATTCACGGTGATCATGCTGGAGTAGGCCATTTGCGCCTGGAAACTCCCGATAAATTATTGAGATCCTGGAATTTCACCTTGGCGGTAAATCCCCAGGTACTTCGCCTCCAATCCAGTTTTAAGCAATTAACTCGCGGCGAGGAGCTGAGCAATGGTGAGGTCAGTGAGTATGACAAGCAGGTCTGCCCGGTTTGTTTGAGTCCAAAACCAGCAAATTCTGATTCTTGTCCGACGTGTGATCCTGAGGATGATGCACCGCCATCTACTTGGACGCTCTTCAAGCTTTGGCGTTTTGCTCGCCCTTACAAAAAACAATTGCTACTGGGTTTTGTGTTGACTCTGTTATCTACGGGCGCCACTTTAATTCCACCGTATCTCACCATGCCATTAATGGATCACGTGTTGATTCCATATGAGCGCGGCAATCCAATTGATTTTCATTTGGCCAGCATGTATCTGTTTGCATTATTTGGTGCAGCAATTGTTGCTTGGGGTTTAGGTTGGTGGAAGACCTATTTACTTGCATTGGTGAGTGAGCGCATTGGTGCTGATTTACGCAATACTACTTTCGAACACCTACTTAAACTTTCACTGGAATACTTTGGCGGCAAGAGAACAGGTGACTTGATTGCCCGCATTGGCGCTGAGACCGATCGTATTTGCGTTTTCCTCTCCTTATACGCGCTTGACTTTGCTACCGATGTGTTGATGATCACCATGACCGCGGCCATCCTGGTATCCATTGATCCTTTGCTGGCCTTGGTTACCTTGGCGCCATTGCCATTCATTGTGTGGATGATTCATGTCGTGCGCGATCGTTTGCGTTTTGGATTTGAAAAGATTGATCGCATCTGGTCTGAAGTAACCAATATTTTGGCGGACACTATCCCGGGCATTCGAGTAGTCAAAGCATTTGCACAAGAAGACCGCGAACTCAAGCGCTTCGTGGATTCCAATAAACATAATCTACAAATCAATGATCGCGTGAATCGCGTATGGGGATTATTTTCTCCTACGGTAACTTTGCTTACTGAAACGGGCTTACTAGTGGTATGGGGCTTTGGTATTTGGCAGGTGGCGCATCAGAAAATTTCTGTTGGCGTCTTGATTGCTTTCTTGGCCTATATCGGACGTTTTTATATTCGCTTAGATTCCATGAGTCGAATTGTTTCTCATACCCAGAAAGCAGCCGCTGGCGCTAAACGTATTTTTGATATTTTGGATCACGTCTCTAGCGTCCCTGAGCCTATCAATCCAGCGCCTTTGGGTGAAGTCAAAGGCCGCATTTCCCTGCGTGGCGTCGGCTTCCGTTATGGTAATCGTGCTGTTTCTAAAGGCATTGACTTAGATATCGCTCCCGGAGAAATGATTGGCCTAGTAGGTCATAGTGGTTCTGGTAAGAGCACTTTGGTGAACTTGATCTGCCGCTTCTATGACGTGAGCGCAGGATCGATTTCCTTGGATGGTCGGGATATTCGCAGTATCAGAATTGCTGACTATCGCAAGCGTATTGGCTTGGTATTGCAAGAGCCATTTTTATTCTTTGGAACGATTGCGGAGAATATTGCTTACGGTAAACCAGATGCAACTCGCGAAGAAATTATTGAGGCAGCACGCGCCGCTCATGCCCATGAATTTATTCTTCGCCTTCCTCTAGGTTATGACTCCTTAGTAGGAGAGCGTGGCCAATCTCTCTCTGGCGGTGAACGTCAGCGTATATCAATTGCGCGAGCACTGCTGATTAATCCAAGCATTCTGATCCTAGATGAAGCAACATCATCTGTTGATACCACTACTGAAAAAGAAATCCAGCGCGCTTTGGATAACCTGGTGAAGGGCCGCACTACGATTGCAATCGCCCACCGTCTCTCCACCTTAAGAAAAGCGGATCGCTTAGTGGTTCTAGATAAGGGTGAGATTGTAGAAATAGGTTCTCACGATCAATTGATGGAAGCTCAGGGCGCGTATTACACCTTGTATCAGGCCCAGCTGCGTCATGCTGCGGAGCTTGTTGAAGGCGGTGCTATTGGTGAAAGTCTGGAAGAAGTGCAAGAAGAAAAACTGGAAGAAGTTGCTAAGCAAGTTGGGGGTGGGGTATGA
- a CDS encoding type II toxin-antitoxin system VapB family antitoxin: MRTTVTIDDDLYQRGLDLADPDMDKADLFREAINVFIRVQVAKRLVALGGKSPQMKATPRRKPKDGQ; this comes from the coding sequence ATGAGAACTACTGTCACGATTGACGACGATCTATATCAAAGAGGTTTGGATCTTGCTGACCCTGATATGGATAAAGCTGATCTCTTTAGGGAGGCCATTAACGTATTCATAAGAGTTCAAGTTGCTAAGAGGTTGGTAGCATTGGGTGGTAAATCACCTCAGATGAAGGCTACTCCTCGCCGCAAACCGAAGGATGGCCAGTAA